ACAGTTTTTAGAATGCTCGGTGTATCAAATGGTTTCCCCGTTTTGACTGCCAAAACAGATACTTGTGTGCCTTCCACTGATTCGATGGATTCGAGGGGTATTGGTCGATTTTGAAAATTTTTAGCACAAATTTAGCACAGGCATGTGGACTGCACCCCTAGATTGAGACAGCCAACATTGGCACACTTGCACCAGGAGGGAGGCAAGTGGCCAAGAAGCGCGTGGGCAAATTTCCGAAGGCGTTTCGGCAGTACGCGGTCATGCGGTTGAAGCAGTGCGACAACATCGTGGCGCTGTCGAAGGAGTTAGGCGTCCATCGGCGGCTGTTGTATACGTGGCGCGATCAGTTGGAGCCGGCGGAAGAAGGCGAAGGACCTCCGCCGAATTCCCGGGAAGCGACGCTCCGCAAGGAGGTCAGCCGACTGAAACGGGCGGTGGCGGACAAGACGCTGGAGGCGGATTTTTTCGCCGGTGCCTTGCGAGAAGTAAAGGCTCGACGTCAGCGGAGCGGCGATGCTGGCGGGACGGCATCTACGCCCACATCCGAGGCGTAATGTCGCAGCAAGGCAGCCTCAGTATCGAGCGCATGTGTCAGCTGGCGCCGGTCAGTCGGGCGGGCTTCTATCGGTCACTGCAGGAGTGGCATCCGGTCGAGGAGGAGATGGCGGTGCGTGATGCCATTCAACACATCGCCCTGGCGCATCGCCGGCGGTATGGCTATCGGCGCATCACGGCGGAGTTACGGCGGCGCGGCCTCCTGGTGAATCATAAGCGCGTCGCCCGGCTCATGCGAGAAGACAACCTGTTGGCCGTTCAGCCGCGGGCCTTTGT
The Fimbriimonadaceae bacterium DNA segment above includes these coding regions:
- a CDS encoding transposase; this encodes MAKKRVGKFPKAFRQYAVMRLKQCDNIVALSKELGVHRRLLYTWRDQLEPAEEGEGPPPNSREATLRKEVSRLKRAVADKTLEADFFAGALREVKARRQRSGDAGGTASTPTSEA